A section of the Brachyhypopomus gauderio isolate BG-103 chromosome 13, BGAUD_0.2, whole genome shotgun sequence genome encodes:
- the rusc1 gene encoding RUN and SH3 domain containing 1 isoform X1, which translates to MHSARPSVPPRPRRFDSGRRVDPKPLNHTNKREEKNINTVSSSPRHVTRRPPEPSRLKSIGHTARSSVGHLKVVQKNSAHPVPANSKSKGGHGASNAGIPAVDPNCNEPSLPCLCCNDHPTQDSNSLFNHNHNNNNTVTIRQQLKFAPPSQKRKEAEKKPETRKAKCKPEEKQPMTEPIAKPVEDREEENGNVKETEGGDHKDDDAGDNVKEMEGGDQKDDDAGVNVKGKVDENGNGNNDVVVDGAADDDNDDEDDDDDEDENTLVPSCCDCPASLLDFSLTSSTSSSSTSISSCSDLDSDCPDGFSTSLQEQEATENYPSPHSSPSHTTAFQPYSLPLDLSTSVRPPSSSCSPDEGYPSPSTSPTSDFLDNKEPEEEKSIKVDVLNFLDSIDELGKVDCFYRIAQVAQWEFEGDLDLRDRLLHQEKLEKVNRQVKLTYLERLQEAGRDFDDEDLSGLVDEMGNIDISWKFYKSDKSYDSQDYSDAGVDMTAPSDLDEPTVPDSLAPSPIDPPPRPPKPPARHVSAQSEMHTYMNISGNTPSVSSNSSPTKSLSLAVPPSPSSLSSAISKPLALPPQPPQPVPYFTLYTESPAVSSPAPPIPPPRRRHKARLEAQRLAELAREKTPQSLPAPTTRPPPLPPPPAMTSPPAIPPPPSLPPPPSFHALDVEIRKLLALAGITQAELLRLSPELGVCVDGVLEEEEKSKVSKNGNVCANKTSKSEKEEVCKGNELSWKDERIEENGLGKNSLKEVISLDALNKEEAFIDEKEECKDTFRTTSFTEMARRRKRNGGSSNSSCSCGLGDDSTLKADSYYSTGISNKQFTDASFGSFDYQYASVIPDSPPPPPPRPLPPRPRLLSDPPELPPLKPCTLPANASLPDRFDWLIAFTPDTEAPPLEIKKSLADSTPQKSNSGPKVTTFKELRNRGKQASPPTRVQPEPDPTIVTPDPDFLYNLKWRREKADGDGTQWEYTSQAQATFLQPPPTPASLALFREIRHLNIEGNVSLELSSLQRIGCSTNKPNWGPFDEDPKTEHHKKKEKVEDEKETEVRGTADGGRTWESRTRVPSPPLTPALPRSLPSPYYLHSDPPCQAPLFYRSDFYRSQTKGCPLQQTPKDPVVRENLISDTCADSLYCTEFVCKHENTSSGNIYNNSDRIIDSLYHSSQYSAIQKDKVCNYGKDSVNKYGSLYDNCSDSSSNVDSHNRGDKYTVKSLKLFTDFDEPAAREYSDGDTTPYKNFEMISYVNAEKLNRLRKANRNSEGDIKTLLSLNSNDDHIPLSANDSFSGQNSDLKNMKDKTQTPPFPTLYLYHPKNCPLHKGAPPRLSPVGAISPPCRAGPLSPGTDVSRLRSPLTPRSHTLPALAAPFYYPYLYPAPLWEPPAPTLTSEQSSPPPSLTVRSVSFTGPVAKSGTWMGDDARTHLRGDELSSLCLQEKRALVSAVSVAVEAILAQFSSSRTLVQKFHAVDKALSGDSSVNPTLGRLLLQCLCPALRGLLCDGLKPHQSDLIAGRRPNSPWGLVLASTKPGSSTQALYNLKAKVSALPQLRQNRHRFNAFLLGLLNIKRLDFWLSHVQACSDVLETYYRRTAFMRLAGTSCKPLFDELLLLLQPLSLLTFNIDLLFQHHHLDPSSPDLTPSGRSPDPSSPPGQDPRFCSSQSQVSGPHLRGVSMQDFGDLDSKAASLNSVSLRSFNARSLYCRPISSGIGKGETTPQLQWLQEKEIAPPSVGSVNILTQQAGQALQQGWGAVLRWGERLGQNWSGLSSFGSSEEPEGLQRVEDLSTDAVSSARQKPGQELSTADSGAVLWDLGRLFGASKSPTNPPMKRRPSQWLSPGITILSRMTSTGQNFLPEKIEPVRNMEKEMRKDEDKEMDQPKPLRAVRTLCDHTGNGAELSFRKGEELILLGGVDQDWIRCRQGDKEGLVPIGFASLIM; encoded by the exons ATGCACTCCGCCCGGCCTTCCGTTCCCCCACGACCGCGTCGATTCGACAGTGGACGACGTGTAGATCCTAAACCTCTCAACCACACAaacaagagagaagagaaaaacaTAAACACTGTTTCTTCATCACCTCGTCATGTTACCCGAAGACCTCCTGAACCTTCCAGGTTAAAAAGCATAGGTCACACTGCACGATCGTCAGTGGGCCATCTCAAAGTGGTCCAGAAGAACAGCGCCCACCCAGTACCAGCCAACTCAAAGTCAAAAGGTGGACATGGTGCCTCGAACGCAGGCATCCCGGCTGTGGACCCAAACTGTAACGAACCCAGCCTGCCTTGTCTGTGTTGTAATGACCACCCAACTCAGGATAGCAATAGCCTGTTCAATcacaaccacaacaacaacaacactgtGACCATCAGGCAACAGCTGAAGTTTGCTCCACCATCTCAGAAGAGAAAAGAAGCTGAGAAGAAACCGGAGACCAGGAAGGCCAAATGTAAGCCAGAGGAGAAGCAGCCCATGACGGAACCCATAGCCAAAccagtggaggacagagaagagGAAAATGGCAATGTGAAagaaacagagggaggagacCACAAGGATGATGATGCTGGTGATAATGTGAAGGAAATGGAGGGAGGAGACCAGAAGGATGATGATGCTGGTGTTAATGTGAAGGGGAAAGTAGATGAGAATGGCAATGGTAACAATGATGTTGTCGTTGATGGCGCTgctgatgatgataatgatgatgaagatgatgatgacgatgaagaTGAAAACACTCTTGTACCTTCCTGCTGCGATTGCCCAGCATCGTTGCTGGACTTCTCTCTCACCTCTTCTACCTCGtcttcatccacctccatcagtaGCTGCTCAGACTTGGACTCTGATTGCCCAGATGGATTTTCAACATCACTGCAGGAGCAAGAAGCCACTGAGAACTATCCCTcacctcactcctcaccatCCCACACCACTGCTTTCCAGCCCTACTCGCTGCCACTGGACCTCAGCACTTCAGTGAGACCACCTTCGTCTTCATGTTCCCCTGATGAGGGCTACCCTTCACCATCTACATCTCCCACCTCTGATTTTTTGGACAACAAGGAACCTGAGGAAGAAAAGAGCATTAAAGTGGATGTTCTGAACTTCCTAGACTCCATAGATGAATTAGGCAAAGTAGACTGCTTCTATCGCATTGCCCAGGTAGCCCAGTGGGAATTTGAGGGTGATTTGGATCTCAGAGATAGGCTGCTTCACCAGGAGAAGCTTGAGAAAGTCAACAGACAGGTGAAACTGACATATCTGGAAAGACTTCAGGAAGCTGGACGTGATTTTGATGATGAGGATCTTTCTGGTTTGGTGGATGAAATGGGCAATATTGATATTTCCTGGAAGTTTTATAAAAGTGACAAATCATATGATTCCCAGGACTACAGTGATGCAGGAGTGGATATGACAGCCCCATCTGACCTTGATGAACCTACAGTCCCAGATTCTCTTGCTCCATCACCTATAGATCCTCCTCCCCGACCTCCAAAACCTCCAGCGAGACATGTCAGTGCCCAGTCTgaaatgcacacatacatgaacATCAGTGGCAACACACCATCAGTCTCCTCTAACTCTTCCCCAACTAAATCACTTAGTCTTGCAGTACCCCCATCTCCATCTTCACTTTCATCAGCAATATCAAAACCACTTGCGTTGCCTCCTCAACCACCACAACCTGTCCCTTACTTCACCCTGTACACTGAGTCCCCTGCCGTCTCCTCACCAGCTCCACCTATTCCACCACCTAGAAGGCGCCATAAAGCCCGCCTAGAGGCTCAGAGACTAGCTGAGCTTGCGAGAGAGAAAACGCCTCAGTCTCTTCCTGCTCCAACCACCCGACCGCCacctctaccacctccaccagccATGACCTCACCTCCTGCCAttccaccacccccatcacttccacctcctccatctttcCATGCTCTGGATGTGGAGATTCGAAAACTGCTGGCACTGGCAGGGATAACTCAGGCTGAGTTGCTGAGGCTTAGCCCTGAGTTAGGTGTCTGTGTTGATGGGGTcttggaggaggaagagaaatcTAAGGTTTCCAAAAATGGAAATGTCTGTGCTAACAAAACAAGCAAGAGCGAGAAAGAAGAAGTGTGCAAAGGGAATGAATTATCTTGGAAGGATGAAAGGATAGAGGAAAACGGGCTTGGGAAAAACAGTTTGAAAGAAGTGATTTCATTAGATGCACTCAATAAAGAGGAAGCATTCATAGATGAAAAAGAGGAATGCAAGGACACCTTCCGGACAACATCCTTCACTGAGATGGCTAGGCGACGCAAACGGAATGGAGGTAGCAGTAACTCTAGCTGCAGTTGTGGTTTGGGAGATGATTCTACTTTGAAAGCTGACTCATATTACAGCACTGGTATTAGCAATAAGCAGTTCACTGATGCCAGCTTTGGCAGTTTTGATTATCAGTACGCCTCAGTAATACCTGattctcctccccctccacctcctcgaCCTTTGCCCCCACGTCCCAGATTGTTGTCCGATCCCCCTGAGCTGCCTCCTCTAAAACCTTGCACCCTTCCAGCTAATGCGTCTCTCCCAGATAGGTTTGATTGGCTAATAGCCTTTACTCCAGACACAGAGGCTCCACCATTAGAAATTAAAAAATCACTTGCTGATTCCACACCCCAAAAATCCAATTCTGGTCCAAAAGTCACTACGTTTAAAGAGTTGCGCAACAGAGGCAAGCAGGCTTCCCCACCAACTCGAGTCCAACCAGAACCAGATCCAACCATTGTCACACCAGACCCAGATTTCCTGTACAACCTcaagtggaggagagagaaggctgATGGAGATGGCACCCAGTGGGAGTACACTTCACAAGCACAAGCTACTTTCCTCCAGCCACCACCTACACCGGCTTCTCTGGCTCTGTTTAGAGAAATACGCCACTTGAATATTGAAGGGAATGTCTCTCTGGAGCTCAGCTCTCTGCAGCGTATTGGTTGCTCAACCAATAAGCCCAACTGGGGTCCTTTCGATGAAGACCCAAAGACTGAACATCACaagaaaaaagagaaagtgGAGGATGAGAAGGAGACAGAAGTAAGAGGAACTGCAGATGGAGGACGAACATGGGAATCTAGAACAAGag TGCCCTCGCCTCCCTTAACCCCAGCCTTGCCTCGCTCCTTGCCCTCTCCCTATTATCTGCACTCCGATCCGCCATGCCAAGCTCCCTTGTTTTACCGTTCTGACTTTTACAGGAGCCAGACCAAAGGCTGTCCTCTTCAGCAAACTCCCAAAGATCCAGTGGTCCGAGAGAACCTTATTTCTGACACCTGCGCTGACTCTCTTTATTGCACTGAATTTGTTTGTAAACATGAAAATACCTCCAGTGGTAACATTTACAATAATTCAGACAGAATAATAGATTCTTTGTACCATTCTTCCCAATACTCAGCTATCCAGAAAGACAAGGTATGTAACTATGGAAAGGACTCTGTTAACAAGTATGGGTCATTGTATGATAACTGCTCAGATTCAAGTAGTAATGTAGATTCACATAACCGTGGTGACAAATACACAGTGAAGAGTTTGAAGCTCTTCACTGACTTTGATGAACCAGCAGCTAGAGAGTACAGTGACGGTGACACCACCCCATACAAGAACTTTGAAATGATAAGTTACGTTAATGCGGAGAAACTTAACCGCCTGCGAAAGGCTAACAGAAACAGCGAGGGCGACATTAAGACCCTGCTCTCCCTAAACTCGAATGATGACCACATCCCATTATCAGCCAATGACTCCTTTTCTGGCCAGAATAGCGATTTAAAAAACATGAAGGACAAAACCCAAACCCCACCCTTCCCCACCCTCTACCTCTACCATCCCAAAAACTGCCCCCTACACAAAGGTGCCCCGCCTCGCTTGTCCCCCGTAGGAGCTATCTCACCCCCGTGTAGGGCAGGGCCTCTGTCACCAGGGACCGATGTGTCCCGCCTCCGTTCGCCCCTAACCCCTCGCAGCCACACCCTGCCTGCTCTTGCTGCACCCTTCTATTACCCATACCTCTACCCCGCACCACTGTGGGAGCCGCCAGCCCCCACTCTCACCTCTGAGCAGAGTTCACCACCGCCCTCTCTGA CTGTCCGTAGTGTGTCCTTCACTGGTCCCGTGGCCAAGTCAGGGACGTGGATGGGTGATGATGCAAGGACCCACCTGAGAGGTGATGAGCTGTCCTCTCTTTGCCTGCAGGAAAAAAGAG CTCTTGTCAGCGCAGTCAGTGTTGCAGTGGAGGCCATTTTGGCTCAGTTCAGCTCCTCCAGGACGCTCGTGCAGAAG TTTCATGCAGTAGATAAG GCTCTCTCCGGAGACAGCAGCGTGAACCCCACTCTGGGCCGTCTGCTGCTGCAGTGCCTTTGCCCTGCTCTGCGTGGCCTCCTCTGCGATGGACTCAAACCCCATCAGAGTGACCTCATAGCAGGCAGGAGGCCCAACTCACCCTGGGGATTGGTGCTGGCCTCCACCAAGCCAG GCTCCAGCACACAGGCCTTGTATAACCTGAAAGCTAAAGTGTCCGCCCTTCCTCAGCTCAGGCAGAACCGACACAGGTTCAACGCCTTCCTGCTTGGCCTTCTCAA TATCAAGCGCCTTGATTTCTGGCTTTCCCATGTGCAGGCCTGCAGTG ATGTGTTGGAAACGTATTACCGACGCACTGCATTCATGCGCCTTGCGGGCACTTCCTGCAAGCCTCTCTTTGAtgagctcctcctcctgctaCAGCCACTCTCCCTCCTGACCTTTAACATTGACCTACTgttccaacaccaccacctcgaCCCCTCCTCCCCAGACCTCACACCGAGCGGGCGTAGCCCCGACCCGTCCAGCCCACCCGGACAGGACCCGCGCTTCTGCTCGAGCCAGTCTCAGGTCAGCGGTCCACATCTGAGGGGTGTGTCCATGCAAGATTTCGGCGATTTGGATTCAAAAGCAGCCAGCCTTAATTCCGTCTCCTTGAGGTCATTCAATGCAAGATCCTTATACTGCAGACCGATATCATCGGGCATCGGTAAGGGTGAGACCACCCCCCAGCTGCAGTGGCTGCAGGAAAAGGAAATAGCGCCTCCTAGCGTCGGAAGTGTGAACATCCTCACCCAGCAAGCAGGCCAGGCTCTTCAGCAAGGCTGGGGGGCAGTGTTGCGTTGGGGGGAGAGGCTAGGACAGAACTGGAGTGGTTTATCATCCTTTGGCTCCTCAGAGGAGCCTGAAGGGCTTCAGAGAGTGGAGGATCTGAGCACAGATGCTGTTTCCTCCGCACGTCAGAAGCCAGGCCAGGAGCTCTCGACAGCTGATAGTGGAGCAGTTCTATGGGATTTGGGCAGGCTGTTCGGAGCTTCCAAAAGCCCCACAAATCCACCAATGAAAAG GCGTCCCTCTCAGTGGCTTTCTCCTGGTATAACAATTCTAAGTCGTATGACGAGTACAGGTCAAAACTTCCTGCCTGAGAAGATAGAGCCTGTAAGAAACATGGAGAAAGAGATGAGAAAAGATGAAGATAAAGAAATGGATCAGCCCAAACCTCTGAG GGCGGTCCGGACCCTGTGTGATCACACAGGCAATGGGGCAGAGCTGAGCTTCAGAAAAGGGGAGGAGCTTATATTGTTGGGAGGTGTGGACCAAGACTGGATTCGCTGTCGTCAAGGTGACAAGGAGGGCCTCGTTCCTATTGGTTTTGCTTCACTTATTATGTGA